From the Xiphophorus maculatus strain JP 163 A chromosome 20, X_maculatus-5.0-male, whole genome shotgun sequence genome, one window contains:
- the szrd1 gene encoding SUZ domain-containing protein 1: MEDEEVAESWEEAADSGEIERRLEAKLKINQEAKKTSLKSASSPVRTAIVVQDDSLPAAPPPQIRILKRPSNNGTAGNSASSSRPSQQMKSLAQREAEYAEARRRILGSASSEETPQDNPSQDRASRMNVQQQQPLEIVRPNNHAIRQPSGPDGTSGFRLCR; encoded by the exons ATGGAGGATGAGGAGGTAGCCGAGAGCTGGGAAGAAGCTGCGGACAGTGGG GAAATTGAGAGGAGACTTGAGGCAAAGCTAAAGATAAATCAGGAAGCAAA gaaGACCAGTTTAAAGTCTGCTAGCTCTCCGGTGCGAACAGCGATTGTAGTCCAAGACGACTCCTTGCCGGCGGCTCCTCCGCCTCAGATTCGGATTTTAAAGCGTCCTTCCAACAACGGTACTGCTGGGAACTCTGCATCCTCGTCTCGTCCCTCGCAGCAGATGAAGTCGCTGGCCCAACGGGAGGCAGAGTACGCAGAGGCCCGCAGGAGGATTCTGGGTAGTGCTTCTTCAGAGGAAACCCCTCAGGACAATCCAAGCCAGGACCG GGCTTCTCGTATgaatgtgcagcagcagcagccgttGGAAATAGTTCGTCCAAACAATCATGCGATCCGTCAGCCTTCCGGTCCTGATGGCACCTCCGGCTTCCGGCTCTGCAGATAA